A stretch of Flavobacterium sp. N1994 DNA encodes these proteins:
- a CDS encoding DUF2238 domain-containing protein, translated as MRNIQLYCVLFFISLLISAVQPKDYFTWFLEVIPALIGFVVLALTYKRFVFSNFTYFFILLHCIILFIGGHYTYAEVPLFDWVKEVFHQSRNNYDKLGHFAQGFVPAMIVRELFIRKAVIANQSFFNFVIVAICLAISAAYEWIEWWVSLCTGDGGDAFLGTQGYVWDTQSDMLCATIGAICMLVFCSKAQDKAIENQYK; from the coding sequence ATGCGAAACATCCAACTGTATTGTGTCCTGTTCTTCATTAGTCTTTTGATTTCAGCAGTGCAGCCTAAAGATTACTTTACTTGGTTTTTGGAAGTCATTCCAGCTTTAATTGGTTTTGTAGTGTTGGCATTAACATACAAACGCTTTGTTTTTTCAAATTTCACCTATTTCTTTATACTACTACATTGCATCATTTTATTTATTGGAGGTCATTACACTTATGCCGAAGTCCCACTATTTGATTGGGTTAAAGAGGTATTCCATCAATCAAGAAACAACTATGACAAACTGGGACATTTTGCGCAAGGTTTTGTGCCTGCAATGATAGTTCGAGAATTGTTTATTAGAAAAGCGGTTATTGCCAACCAATCATTTTTCAATTTTGTCATAGTAGCCATTTGTCTGGCCATAAGTGCTGCTTACGAATGGATAGAATGGTGGGTTTCCCTTTGTACAGGAGACGGTGGTGATGCTTTTCTCGGGACACAAGGTTATGTTTGGGACACACAATCTGACATGCTTTGTGCCACTATTGGTGCCATTTGCATGCTGGTTTTTTGCAGTAAAGCACAAGATAAAGCTATTGAGAACCAATACAAGTAA
- a CDS encoding superoxide dismutase family protein, with the protein MKKVFLGLTVVGLLIFSCKSSSTADKAKTINLTLETKSNSGVTGTADFVEKNGEVTLTAKLTGLKPGTHGIHIHEKADCSAADAASAGGHWNPTFKKHGKWTDAEHHKGDIGNFEADASGKATITFKTNEWCIGCGDATKDILGKGLIVHDKADDFVTQPSGNAGARVACSAIIQ; encoded by the coding sequence ATGAAAAAAGTATTTTTAGGATTAACCGTTGTTGGATTATTGATTTTCAGTTGTAAAAGTTCTTCTACAGCAGACAAAGCCAAAACCATAAATCTTACCCTTGAAACTAAAAGCAATAGTGGTGTTACAGGTACTGCCGATTTTGTTGAAAAAAATGGAGAAGTAACCTTAACCGCTAAATTAACGGGATTAAAACCTGGCACTCACGGCATTCATATTCATGAAAAAGCAGATTGTTCCGCTGCTGATGCTGCTTCGGCTGGTGGACACTGGAATCCTACTTTCAAAAAACACGGTAAATGGACCGATGCCGAACATCACAAAGGCGATATTGGTAACTTCGAGGCAGATGCTTCTGGAAAGGCTACAATCACTTTCAAAACAAATGAATGGTGTATTGGCTGTGGCGATGCTACCAAAGATATTTTAGGAAAAGGGTTAATTGTGCATGATAAAGCCGATGATTTTGTAACACAACCTTCTGGAAATGCTGGGGCAAGAGTGGCTTGTTCTGCTATCATACAATAG